The sequence tcaataagaaaaaaacttttgTATTGAAACTTTCTGTCTAGAGTTGCTATTTAAAAACTTCATTAAACAATCTTTGTCAATTACCGAGCTTTGCGGATTCGAAAAaatgttctgacgtgctctatatggctcaaaacattactgcgctaattggagacacgtagcgcctatgcttaatttttgaTACTTGGTGCGTCTTATCTGAAACACCCTatagatagagagacagaaaccGTGAAAGTGCCTCTgattcgcgaagaaatgcttcgcattaaagaaaaataattactaCTACATGTACGTTAAGCAAAACAAGCGTCTTTAACAATGTGCATAGGCGGTGTAAGACTATCAATAATTATCTTGTGAAAACCGATATTGGTTGGCAAAGCCAGTGATAGAAACGTGGTTCGAGGAATAGAGCACAATTTCTTAGCACGTATAACTTTATTAGATTCTTTTGCACAATGACACTTGTCCCACGAGGCGCCTGGTGCCAATTTGAAGATCCTACTTCCCAGTCTCCTGGAAGGAAAAGCATAACAACGCACGCATGGATACTTCGAAATTTTAAGTGTTTGGAGAAAATGTGTCAAGCACGTACCTAAGAATGCCACAACGAGTGGGAAGTACGTTCAAAACATTTAATTTTCATGAAACTGTTGCCTGTTCTACAGTTGTGCGCCACATTTTTAGGCCATTTCATATCCGTGGTGTTCACACTTTTCCATACAACATGATATGCGATTTTACGGCTTCTATAATGATAGGTAAGATGCATAAATTATAGGATATCCTAAACTTATCTGCACTCGCTACTATGTAAGCTCACTAGGCCTTATGAACAGCAACCTTATGAACAAAATCAACGGTATGCCTACAAGATACCTGCTGCTGTAGGTAAATTATTTACATTTTTTACCTGCATAGTAATCTCATCTCTGCAAAAAATTGATTTGCAGAAAAAAGCATGCaagtcatgaaaatcatgataaaGACATCTTAAAGCTTGACGTCATGGGTCTTAGAGCGTGTTATCGCTGACCATTATTTGATAGACTGCCTTCTTTATTAACGTCTTGAGCCCTCCTTTTCACTTTCTTACTCTATCCTCAGAGGGCTACACATATGATAATGAAGTCATACTATAGAAATGAAAACCAATAAAGGCTTTTCCACAAGTTGCATTTGtaggcttgtttgtatgacaccTCAGCTATAATTCTACCGTGCTGTGTACACACCACGTGGAACGCGGGATTGATAGAAATAATGCACTTTTGAAGTCTTACCAGTTATGTAAATAATTCTTAACCATGATATCCGTAGCCGTGGCCATATCCATGACCATAGCCAACACCGACGGCAACACCCTTGAGAGCCACACCGTATCCGAGGCCGTGGCCGTATCCGAGACCGTGGCCGTATCCCAGGCCGTATCCGTGACCGTAGCCGCCATAGCCGTAACCATGTCCATAGCCGTGGCCCACAGCGTGAACGGAGCCGTAGTGAGCTCCGGCGCTGTAGCTGGGAGCAACAACGGTCTTGTGGACAGCGGCAACTGGTGCGACAGCAACAGCGTGGCCATATCCAAGGCCGTGTCCATAGCCATAGCCATGGCCGTATCCGCCATAGCCGCCGACGAAGCCGGCGCAGGCGGCGGCCACAAGGCCGAAGAAGGCGACAACGGTCTGTAACCGAGAAAACATTCAATTGGTCTGTTTACAGCAGATTAGGTGACGCATAATTTGGAGCCATAGCGTCTTTTCATATCTACTTTCGATGCTGCGGTCACGTAGAAAACAAGCGACAGCATGACCGCAATACATTTCGGCAGCATTTACGCGCACTCAGCGCTCTATACATAGTCACAAAATACATCAAATTTTGGTCAACTACACAACAATAAACACCAGCTAATTTAATTCTGCTCGGTGGTTTGGCGTTGAATGCTTTTTCAGAACTACCTGCAGCATAACTAAAGAGAAGCAAAGTAATCGTGCTCCTTTACATGGAGCACGATTATCCTGGCGGTGGACACTGATGGATATGCCATAGAATCCACAGCTGCGGCTAATATCTATGCGATGTTAGCCCCAATCATTAAGTAAAACGGTTATTGGCCCGCCAcgatgttctagtggttatgactctcgactgctgacccgaaggtcgcgggccactacggcgtccttgataatcatatcgtggtttttggacgttaaaccgcagatattatcaAGTAAAACAATATTGCGTTATCTGTGGGGCGCGTTACGGTTCTCGAATGCCTAGCGCGTAACTATTGCGGGAGTCATCCTTTTTTTGATAACAAAAGCTAATTTCTGTAACAATTTTAAACGTCTTTCTCAAGGTATGCTAAATTGTACTTACATTGTAAACGATGCGGTCAAAAGTATACTTATTTAGGTGAGTTACGCCAAGGAAATAAAATTTCAGTGTATCGGCCGACACGTCATAAAAATAGTGATCCCCGGACGTGACGTCGTAAGAAATTTCTTGCTATTTCCCAACGTGCACTTTCTTAAATACCCATGCAGTAGCGAGAACGTGTATATATTACGTGTTGGCGTTACATAACGTCACAGCTTCGTGGTCTCTGTTATTAGCGCTTTAAGCCTTTTTGTAGTTTGACGTACGTTCGCACGGTATGACTGAAAATTCGCAGTTTCTGAGCATAAGTTAAGGGTCATTGTCAGCTACCTCGATCGCAGTACTTGGCGATAAGCGACCTAGTTAAATGGACTAAGATTAGTACATCAACGTTAtcatacgcccactgcagggcaaatacATCTCCCGTGTTTCTCCAATCAACACGGTGCTGTGCTTTCTGCGGCGACGTTATTCCCTTGTCACCTGCCCTTAATGTCCCTCACGCCGGTGACATTCAGCCGGTAATGCGCTTCCTCACCAGGCTAGGACTGGCCTGCCTGGTCCAGTACTTGGCATGCACTAACTCCCACATGAATAAGAGTGGTACGCTCCTGCTCAATTATTATGCGTGTTACAATAACTGAACACCTTTTTTCAATTTTTTGGGTCAGCTCCTTCCCACGAGACTTTTCTGAATTAAGAATAGTACGAGTCAAACCTAGAACTTTCGTAGCATCACAACTAGGGGTGATTATGCACGAGCGGAGTTGCATACGCGTCCATTTTGTCGTTGCTACCCTGTCCCGACTTACGAGGCTGTTCATGGTGTTAGCGCGTCGAAGTGAATTTCCAACTACCGGAAACCCGCGAGCGAATGCTCGTTATATAGCGTCCCCAGCGACACTGCGAGGGGCCACTGCGG comes from Rhipicephalus sanguineus isolate Rsan-2018 chromosome 7, BIME_Rsan_1.4, whole genome shotgun sequence and encodes:
- the LOC119400600 gene encoding cuticle protein 64, whose amino-acid sequence is MNSLTVVAFFGLVAAACAGFVGGYGGYGHGYGYGHGLGYGHAVAVAPVAAVHKTVVAPSYSAGAHYGSVHAVGHGYGHGYGYGGYGHGYGLGYGHGLGYGHGLGYGVALKGVAVGVGYGHGYGHGYGYHG